The following are encoded in a window of Torulaspora globosa chromosome 4, complete sequence genomic DNA:
- the ORC6 gene encoding origin recognition complex subunit 6 (ancestral locus Anc_2.149): MSNTQIQKCIRDVLGIDDEEKSDWNQSHMRKLLSATSTLYNASLNKVMLKQGEETARCHLCAYIAAERLAEKHVKDLQYYMDRIPLEPKKIRNLLELFRQQIFQSSPVKNFSWTPSPKKRRSPVKDGGRFTAKDPNELRKQLFGTPTKLPPDVGTPRSAIEVTASKSSPSPSRARRKLAFEEDTVDDQFESPTKKRRTAPPSSSLINDPRTQVGDDEALDLSSNQPKGKKAREARRQESPSKKSTGTRTQSRTDNCLLRKKHSKVASAEVIDLCNQFEIPKDVAYSILDHYVAYASFLVCPWQLLCGLVLNATLVVFTERRRKDPRVDHLIFEKMAGLMKTSRIEDIIETLALVKELLEGEKWFRDLQVKHNYYDGACYEEAISAKLGSMLQPNNILVSDEQLANWRRKVEQELSLRDLE, translated from the coding sequence ATGTCGAATACACAGATCCAAAAATGCATTAGGGATGTATTGGGtatcgatgatgaagagaaaagTGACTGGAATCAGAGTCATATGAGGAAGTTGTTGTCAGCCACGTCGACGCTCTACAATGCATCTTTGAATAAGGTAATGTTGAAACAGGGGGAAGAGACGGCAAGGTGCCACCTGTGTGCCTACATTGCAGCCGAAAGGTTGGCAGAAAAGCATGTGAAGGATCTTCAATATTACATGGACAGAATTCCCTTGGAgccgaagaagattcgTAACTTACTGGAGCTCTTCCGGCAACAGATATTCCAATCGTCGCCAGTCAAGAATTTCAGCTGGACTCCCAGTCCTAAAAAGAGGAGGTCTCCTGTCAAGGATGGAGGCAGGTTTACCGCCAAGGATCCGAACGAGTTACGGAAGCAATTGTTTGGGACGCCAACCAAACTGCCGCCAGACGTTGGCACACCCCGCAGCGCGATCGAAGTCACGGCTTCCAAAAGCAGCCCAAGTCCGTCTAGGgccagaagaaagcttgCATTCGAGGAAGATACAGTAGACGACCAATTCGAATCTCCCACCAAGAAGAGACGCACTGCACCCCCATCTAGCAGCTTAATCAATGACCCAAGAACGCAGGTCGGAGATGACGAAGCGTTGGACTTGTCAAGCAATCAACCTAAAGGAAAGAAAGCAAGAGAGGCAAGGAGACAGGAGAGTCCCAGTAAGAAAAGTACTGGCACAAGAACTCAGTCCAGAACGGACAACTGCCTGCTGCGAAAGAAGCACTCTAAGGTGGCTTCAGCTGAGGTGATCGATCTGTGTAATCAATTCGAGATTCCCAAAGACGTCGCCTACAGCATCCTCGATCACTACGTGGCCTACGCGTCTTTCTTAGTCTGCCCCTGGCAGTTGCTCTGCGGACTAGTGCTGAATGCTACCTTAGTCGTGTTCACTGagagaaggaggaaagaCCCAAGAGTAGACCATCTCATAttcgaaaagatggcaGGCCTCATGAAAACCTCCCGAATAGAGGACATCATCGAAACACTGGCTCTCGTCAAAGAGTTGCTCGAAGGTGAGAAATGGTTTAGAGATTTGCAAGTCAAACACAATTACTACGATGGTGCATGTTACGAAGAAGCCATATCGGCAAAGCTCGGCTCTATGTTACAGCCGAACAATATCCTTGTAAGCGACGAGCAATTGGCCAATTGGAGAAGGAAGGTCGAGCAGGAATTGTCTCTGAGAGACCTCGAGTGA